In Patescibacteria group bacterium, a single window of DNA contains:
- a CDS encoding class I SAM-dependent methyltransferase, protein MPNTYPQITEVKKINKDLTFLEIGSGYFYTGEVLAKKVNLVIGLDFSLSALKVAKKILQAHGIKNYLFIQGDVAHLPIKTNRVDLIYGGGVIEHFKNTQQCINELYRVLKKDGISFNAVPCLNLGSLTYRQIWGNIPYFPILKQIAEFIHIKVLQGKYMIFGYELSFLGSTLKKMHKQAGFKDVLIGKFNVKLTFDFISSRLLKNAFIKIANNSRLFWPMIKVIAKK, encoded by the coding sequence TTGCCTAATACATATCCCCAAATAACTGAGGTTAAAAAGATTAATAAGGATCTAACATTTCTAGAAATCGGCAGTGGTTATTTCTATACAGGGGAAGTATTAGCCAAAAAGGTAAATTTGGTTATTGGTCTAGATTTTAGCCTTAGCGCGCTTAAAGTTGCTAAAAAAATTCTACAAGCTCACGGCATTAAAAATTACTTATTTATTCAAGGAGATGTTGCTCACCTGCCGATTAAAACAAATCGCGTTGATTTGATCTACGGTGGAGGGGTTATTGAACATTTCAAAAATACTCAGCAATGTATTAATGAATTATATCGTGTCTTAAAAAAAGATGGTATTTCTTTCAATGCGGTTCCCTGTTTAAATCTTGGTTCCTTAACATATCGTCAAATTTGGGGCAACATTCCTTATTTTCCAATTTTAAAACAAATAGCGGAATTTATTCATATCAAGGTATTACAAGGAAAATATATGATCTTTGGTTATGAACTTTCTTTCTTAGGGTCAACCCTAAAAAAAATGCACAAGCAAGCAGGGTTTAAAGATGTTCTTATAGGTAAATTTAATGTCAAATTAACTTTTGATTTTATTTCCTCCAGATTACTAAAAAATGCTTTCATTAAAATAGCAAACAACAGCAGATTATTTTGGCCAATGATAAAGGTAATTGCCAAAAAATAA
- a CDS encoding S-methyl-5'-thioadenosine phosphorylase: MPLFKAEIGVFGGSGFYSLISQAKKIKIDTPFGKPSGPLTIGKYKGKSIAFLPRHGEKHELPPHKIPYQANLWAFKKIGVKQIIAPCASGSLTPKIQPGDFVICDQFVDRTRDRADTFFNGPRVAHIGMADPYCPVLRKLAITTCAELKISHHEEATIVVIQGPRFSTRAESKWFQTQGWQVVNMTVYPEIVLARELAMCYVNIALITDYDTGLEGYQDIKPVTTAEVLRVFQKNNQKVKKLILKMIEKIPKRRACPCPQALDNAFI; this comes from the coding sequence ATGCCCCTTTTTAAAGCAGAAATTGGCGTCTTTGGCGGTTCTGGTTTCTATTCTTTAATCTCCCAAGCGAAAAAAATAAAAATAGATACTCCTTTTGGTAAACCTTCTGGTCCTCTTACGATTGGAAAATATAAAGGAAAGAGTATTGCGTTTTTACCCCGCCACGGCGAAAAGCACGAACTCCCGCCGCATAAAATTCCTTATCAGGCGAATCTTTGGGCATTTAAAAAAATAGGGGTCAAACAAATTATTGCGCCTTGCGCTTCAGGCAGTCTTACCCCCAAGATTCAACCCGGTGATTTTGTTATTTGCGACCAGTTTGTGGATCGCACGCGAGATCGAGCGGATACTTTTTTTAATGGTCCCCGCGTCGCCCACATCGGAATGGCCGATCCCTATTGTCCAGTTTTAAGAAAATTAGCCATAACAACCTGCGCCGAATTAAAAATTTCTCATCACGAGGAAGCGACAATTGTGGTCATCCAAGGTCCTCGTTTCTCTACGCGGGCAGAAAGTAAATGGTTTCAAACCCAAGGCTGGCAAGTGGTCAATATGACTGTCTATCCAGAGATAGTTTTAGCTCGAGAACTGGCTATGTGCTATGTTAATATAGCCTTAATTACGGATTATGATACAGGATTGGAGGGCTATCAAGATATAAAACCGGTAACTACGGCGGAGGTATTAAGAGTTTTTCAAAAGAATAATCAGAAAGTAAAAAAATTAATTTTAAAGATGATTGAAAAAATACCAAAACGTCGCGCCTGTCCTTGTCCCCAGGCTTTAGATAATGCCTTTATTTGA
- a CDS encoding glycosyltransferase yields the protein MPQFSIIIPVVRINDYIHETVRHLLNLTHQNFEILIFPDTKSEEAFPKTKIIPTGKIGPAEKRTLALQYAEGEILAFLDDDAYPQNDWLSQAEKNFQDPRIAALGGPAITPQDDSLHQKTSGACLASSFWGGIADRYIPGKKRKTVTDWPSVNFLVRKHIFQKIGGFNSQYWPGEDTKFCLDLTQTGGNIIYDPKLIVYHHRRKTLLSHLRQIAGYGLHRGFFAKKFPATSLKFAYFIPSLFVLLLVANPLIGYLAKKDGYIHFLYGDIIILLLYLGIMLWAAIESAFREKNPLVGLLVIPYIFLTHLVYGVKFLQGLLFTKTLKSKLRM from the coding sequence ATGCCTCAATTTTCTATCATCATCCCAGTAGTCAGAATCAATGATTATATCCACGAAACAGTTCGCCACCTTTTAAACCTTACCCATCAAAATTTTGAAATTCTAATTTTTCCTGACACAAAGTCAGAAGAAGCATTCCCCAAAACGAAAATTATCCCCACAGGGAAAATCGGTCCCGCAGAGAAAAGAACGCTAGCGCTTCAATACGCGGAAGGAGAGATTCTCGCTTTTCTGGATGATGACGCTTATCCACAAAATGACTGGCTGTCGCAAGCGGAAAAAAATTTTCAAGACCCCAGGATTGCCGCCCTAGGCGGTCCTGCCATTACCCCCCAAGACGATTCCTTGCACCAAAAAACCTCCGGCGCATGTCTTGCCTCCTCTTTCTGGGGAGGAATTGCGGACCGTTATATTCCAGGTAAAAAAAGGAAAACCGTGACCGACTGGCCTTCGGTAAATTTTTTAGTGCGCAAACACATATTCCAAAAAATAGGGGGTTTTAACTCCCAATATTGGCCCGGAGAAGACACAAAATTCTGTCTGGATCTAACTCAGACAGGCGGTAATATAATTTATGACCCTAAGCTCATTGTTTACCATCATCGCCGCAAAACTCTCTTAAGCCACCTGCGACAAATTGCGGGTTATGGCTTGCATCGCGGTTTCTTTGCCAAAAAATTCCCCGCAACCTCCTTGAAATTTGCTTACTTTATTCCCAGTCTTTTTGTGCTATTATTAGTCGCGAACCCGCTAATAGGCTACTTAGCAAAAAAGGATGGTTATATTCATTTCCTATATGGTGATATTATCATCTTACTGCTATATCTTGGCATAATGCTCTGGGCGGCGATTGAGTCTGCTTTCCGAGAAAAAAATCCTTTAGTCGGCTTATTGGTCATTCCTTATATATTCTTAACCCATTTAGTCTACGGCGTAAAATTCCTCCAAGGTCTGTTATTTACAAAAACCCTAAAAAGCAAATTAAGAATGTAA
- a CDS encoding SDR family oxidoreductase, translating into MDKKTILVTGGAGFIGSNLIRYLLQEKNKILCIDNLITGSYDNIKEWFSDPNFVFMDHDITENIPPLPDKIDEIYNLACPASPVDFPRYPTKILKACSEGVNRLLDLAMEHQAIFLQASTSEVYGDPQVHPQKESYRGYVNTLGPRSCYDEGKRFAESLIMSYVRKYRLNAKIVRIFNTYGPGMRDNDGRVIPNFINQALDNKPITVYGKGKQTRSFSYVDDIVIGLIKMMKSKEIGPFNLGNPLETKIDDLARKVIELTGSHSKIKFYPLPEDDPVKRKPDITLARTKLGWTPKVNLEDGLKKTIIYFEKLKTKRD; encoded by the coding sequence ATGGACAAAAAAACTATCTTAGTCACCGGCGGGGCGGGATTTATCGGCTCTAATCTGATTCGCTATCTGCTTCAGGAAAAGAATAAAATCCTGTGCATTGATAACCTTATTACCGGATCTTACGACAATATCAAGGAGTGGTTTTCTGACCCTAACTTTGTCTTTATGGATCACGATATTACGGAGAACATCCCTCCTTTGCCGGATAAAATTGACGAAATTTATAACCTAGCCTGTCCCGCTTCTCCCGTGGATTTTCCGCGTTATCCTACTAAGATTTTAAAAGCCTGCTCCGAGGGAGTGAACCGTCTTTTAGATTTAGCAATGGAACATCAAGCCATCTTTTTACAAGCCTCCACCTCTGAAGTTTATGGTGATCCTCAAGTACATCCCCAGAAAGAAAGCTACCGCGGCTATGTTAATACCTTAGGTCCCCGCTCTTGTTATGATGAGGGTAAACGTTTTGCCGAAAGTCTGATTATGAGTTATGTCCGAAAATACAGACTCAACGCGAAAATTGTCCGAATTTTTAACACTTACGGTCCGGGTATGCGCGATAATGATGGCCGCGTGATTCCTAACTTTATCAACCAGGCTCTAGATAATAAACCTATTACCGTTTATGGCAAAGGGAAGCAAACCCGCTCTTTCAGCTATGTTGATGATATAGTCATTGGTTTAATCAAGATGATGAAGAGTAAAGAAATTGGACCTTTTAATCTGGGAAATCCCCTGGAAACCAAAATTGATGATTTAGCCAGAAAAGTGATAGAACTCACCGGCTCTCACTCTAAAATCAAATTCTATCCTCTCCCCGAAGACGACCCCGTAAAAAGAAAGCCAGATATCACTCTAGCGCGCACAAAATTAGGATGGACGCCAAAGGTAAATTTAGAAGATGGCTTAAAAAAAACGATTATATATTTTGAAAAGCTAAAAACTAAACGCGATTAA
- a CDS encoding adenine phosphoribosyltransferase, producing the protein MDLKKFIRAIPDFPKKGISFKDITPLLENARAYHYTIDKLVQPFRKKKIQKVVGIDARGFLLAAGVAYKLNAGISIVRKKGKLPRQVIQQTYDLEYGKNILEMHTDTIKEGERVLIVDDVLATGGTLAATIKLVKKMQGKIIGIALLAELIYLDGKRKIRGYKKHVLLKLNT; encoded by the coding sequence ATGGATTTAAAAAAATTTATTCGCGCCATTCCTGACTTTCCTAAAAAGGGGATTAGTTTTAAAGACATTACTCCTCTTTTAGAAAACGCGCGGGCTTATCATTATACTATCGATAAACTTGTCCAACCTTTCCGAAAGAAAAAAATTCAAAAAGTGGTGGGGATTGATGCGCGTGGCTTTTTGCTCGCCGCCGGAGTCGCCTATAAACTAAACGCGGGTATTTCCATTGTGCGCAAAAAGGGTAAACTGCCCCGCCAAGTCATTCAACAGACTTATGATTTAGAATATGGAAAAAATATTCTAGAGATGCATACCGATACAATTAAGGAAGGGGAAAGGGTTTTGATCGTGGATGATGTCCTTGCCACTGGCGGCACGCTCGCGGCGACAATAAAACTGGTCAAAAAGATGCAAGGTAAAATTATAGGCATTGCCCTTTTAGCTGAACTCATCTATCTTGATGGCAAGCGAAAAATTAGAGGATATAAAAAACATGTGCTTCTAAAATTAAATACCTAA
- a CDS encoding DUF4430 domain-containing protein has protein sequence MQRKNITLSALFIISLLLLGGCGSQTNLNQKPAEQDAAQNLRTSPSDISKKEATISINFGNDQVKNFTLEFLPEETVYNLLEKLANQNEINLETKQYDLGTLIEAIDGIKNGQDNKYWLYYVNGQMAPVGVTEQKVSPDDKIEFRFEESSF, from the coding sequence ATGCAAAGAAAAAATATTACTCTTTCTGCTTTGTTCATAATCTCCCTTTTGCTGCTCGGCGGCTGTGGAAGCCAAACTAATCTTAACCAAAAACCAGCTGAACAAGATGCTGCCCAAAATCTCCGAACCTCCCCCTCTGATATTTCCAAAAAAGAAGCAACCATTTCTATTAATTTCGGTAATGATCAAGTAAAAAATTTTACTTTAGAATTTCTGCCTGAGGAAACGGTCTATAATCTTTTGGAAAAATTAGCTAATCAAAATGAAATCAATTTAGAAACTAAACAATACGATTTGGGGACGTTGATTGAAGCCATTGATGGAATCAAAAATGGTCAGGACAATAAATATTGGCTCTATTATGTGAATGGGCAAATGGCGCCTGTAGGCGTTACGGAACAAAAAGTATCGCCTGATGACAAAATAGAATTTAGATTTGAAGAGAGTTCTTTCTAA
- a CDS encoding glycosyltransferase family 2 protein — MNLPSISVIIPTYNSTKTLSQCLHSIIRQDYPRDRIEIIIIDAGSQDNTLKIAYQYTNKILKNPLKTGEAGKAIGVKQAQNNIIALIDSDNILPSCDWLKRMVAPFSDPEIIGTEPIRYTYRKKDGMITRYSALMGMNDPLCYFLGNYDRENLLSEKWTGFPVVSEDRGNYLKFKLIPPQIPTIGANGFLIRKKYLEKVPFKDYFFDIDIIWCLTQKGYSTYAKVKIGIIHIFAGNIGSFIQKQKRRIKDYLYYQTKGLRTYQWKNFPRGKLVKFVLYSLTFFPTLFQSLKGYWKKQDSAWFFHPLACFLSCFIYGGIKIKSIIFKTKIQSRKSWQI; from the coding sequence ATGAATCTTCCTTCTATCTCTGTTATTATTCCTACTTATAATTCCACAAAAACTCTCTCTCAATGCTTGCACTCAATAATTAGGCAAGATTATCCCCGAGATCGGATAGAAATTATTATTATTGATGCTGGTTCCCAAGATAATACCTTAAAAATTGCCTATCAATACACTAATAAAATTCTCAAAAATCCTCTAAAAACCGGGGAGGCCGGAAAAGCCATAGGAGTAAAACAAGCGCAAAATAATATTATTGCTTTAATTGACTCCGACAATATTTTACCTTCTTGTGATTGGCTAAAAAGAATGGTTGCCCCTTTTTCTGATCCGGAAATAATAGGGACGGAGCCTATCCGCTACACATATCGCAAAAAAGATGGTATGATAACCCGATATTCCGCTTTAATGGGAATGAATGACCCCCTTTGTTATTTTTTAGGCAATTATGACCGCGAAAACCTCCTTTCTGAAAAATGGACCGGTTTTCCTGTTGTAAGTGAAGACAGGGGAAATTACCTAAAATTTAAACTAATACCACCCCAAATTCCTACTATAGGAGCTAATGGGTTCTTAATTAGGAAAAAGTATTTAGAAAAAGTTCCATTTAAAGACTACTTTTTTGATATTGATATAATTTGGTGCCTCACTCAAAAAGGATATTCCACTTATGCTAAAGTTAAAATAGGCATTATCCATATATTTGCCGGTAACATAGGAAGTTTTATCCAAAAACAAAAAAGAAGAATCAAGGATTATCTTTACTATCAAACAAAGGGCTTAAGAACTTATCAGTGGAAAAATTTTCCACGAGGGAAATTAGTTAAATTTGTCCTTTATTCTCTGACTTTCTTTCCCACCCTTTTTCAAAGCTTAAAAGGGTATTGGAAAAAACAAGACTCTGCTTGGTTTTTTCATCCTCTAGCCTGTTTTTTATCCTGCTTTATTTATGGCGGGATTAAGATCAAATCTATAATTTTTAAAACCAAAATTCAATCAAGGAAGAGTTGGCAGATATAA
- a CDS encoding radical SAM protein, with protein sequence MSEHLKTLITYPPLPSKKGYPLLSQNRQFQWFRRHCPIYPVVPAQAATLLQKNGFKVIWKDGIAEEMRYAEWLEFVKKIQPNIVVMETKTPTVKRHWKITNALKKEIPALKTILVGDHVTALPEESFQNSKVDFVLTGGDYDFLLLNFLQNLKPNLEPVPQNLEPGIYYRDNEEIKNTGKFALNHNLNTLPFIDRELTEWQNYAYDVGNFSRTPGTYIMAGRDCWHHECTFCSWTTLYPKYHTRTPENVLDEIGELIKKYQIKEIMDDTGTFPIGEWLQEFCRGMIERGYNKKVILDCNMRFGALNKKEYGLMRKANFRFLLFGLESASEKTLNKISKNMTVEKIISSCKLARKTGLSPHVTIMFGYPWETEEEARQTVRLGKYLLRKGYAKTLQATIVIPYPGTPLFRECQQKKWLTSEDWNRYDMREAIMQTSFSSAQLQKFVQDTYKVAFHPEFILRQIVSLRDLNDLKYLARGAKAVFSHLADFEQNY encoded by the coding sequence ATGTCAGAACACTTGAAAACTTTAATTACTTATCCACCTCTGCCATCTAAAAAAGGTTATCCTCTATTATCCCAGAACCGCCAATTCCAATGGTTTCGCCGCCATTGCCCCATTTATCCAGTGGTGCCGGCGCAAGCTGCCACTTTACTTCAAAAAAATGGTTTTAAGGTGATTTGGAAAGACGGCATTGCCGAAGAAATGAGATACGCGGAATGGTTGGAATTTGTGAAAAAAATTCAACCAAACATTGTGGTAATGGAAACGAAAACTCCAACCGTAAAAAGGCACTGGAAAATCACCAATGCGTTAAAAAAAGAAATCCCTGCATTAAAAACGATTCTTGTCGGCGACCATGTCACGGCGTTGCCTGAAGAATCATTCCAGAACTCCAAAGTGGACTTTGTTTTAACTGGCGGCGATTACGATTTTCTGCTTTTAAACTTCCTTCAAAATCTAAAACCCAATCTAGAACCTGTCCCCCAAAATCTAGAGCCAGGAATTTATTACCGCGATAATGAAGAGATTAAAAATACGGGAAAATTTGCGCTCAACCATAATCTCAATACCCTGCCCTTCATTGACCGCGAACTAACAGAATGGCAAAATTATGCCTACGATGTAGGCAATTTCTCCCGCACACCAGGAACTTATATTATGGCTGGCCGCGATTGTTGGCATCACGAGTGCACTTTTTGTTCTTGGACCACGCTTTATCCAAAATACCACACCCGCACCCCAGAGAATGTCTTGGATGAAATTGGAGAATTAATTAAAAAATATCAAATTAAGGAAATAATGGATGATACAGGCACTTTCCCGATAGGGGAATGGCTGCAAGAATTCTGCCGCGGGATGATTGAACGCGGCTATAATAAAAAAGTGATTTTGGATTGCAATATGCGCTTCGGGGCCCTTAACAAAAAAGAATATGGGTTAATGCGTAAGGCAAATTTCCGCTTTTTGCTTTTTGGTTTAGAATCAGCCAGCGAGAAAACGTTAAACAAGATAAGTAAAAATATGACGGTAGAGAAGATCATCTCATCCTGCAAGCTGGCGCGTAAAACAGGATTGTCTCCCCATGTAACAATTATGTTTGGTTATCCGTGGGAGACCGAAGAAGAAGCGCGGCAAACTGTGCGCTTGGGAAAATATCTCCTGCGCAAAGGCTATGCTAAAACACTCCAAGCCACTATTGTCATCCCTTACCCGGGTACCCCTTTGTTTCGTGAATGCCAGCAAAAAAAATGGCTCACTTCTGAAGACTGGAACCGTTATGATATGCGCGAGGCAATAATGCAAACCTCTTTTTCCTCCGCGCAATTGCAAAAATTTGTCCAGGACACCTATAAAGTCGCTTTCCATCCTGAATTTATCCTGCGCCAGATTGTCTCGCTGCGCGACCTCAATGATTTGAAATATCTTGCCCGCGGGGCTAAAGCTGTGTTCTCCCATCTTGCCGACTTTGAACAAAATTATTAA
- a CDS encoding glycosyltransferase, which produces MKISILIPAYHEQDKISQTIEAVQNTIQSLPYLTEIIVICDGKQDKTYEIASAYNSHSIIILGYPQNRGKGYALKYGFNHTSGDLIIFFDAGLEFDPAHIIQIINCYQKFKVPVIIGSKRHPQSRVIYPLKRQVLSRAAQLMVKTLFQMDIKDSQVGLKLFKREVLAEIFPKVLVKQYAFDIELLVLAHHYGYKIMEIPVNLEMDFNHSSICLSAINKSFWDTMAVFYRLKILRYYDQLSEKRKNISKKYQKN; this is translated from the coding sequence ATGAAAATTTCCATTCTGATTCCTGCTTATCACGAGCAAGACAAAATTAGCCAAACAATTGAGGCGGTCCAGAATACCATTCAATCGCTCCCGTACCTCACGGAAATTATTGTAATTTGCGATGGCAAACAAGATAAGACCTACGAGATTGCCTCTGCTTACAACTCTCACTCTATCATCATTCTAGGCTATCCTCAAAATAGGGGAAAGGGTTATGCCCTAAAATATGGCTTCAATCATACAAGCGGCGATTTAATTATCTTCTTTGATGCTGGTCTGGAATTTGACCCCGCGCACATCATTCAGATTATCAATTGCTATCAGAAATTCAAAGTACCCGTGATTATCGGCTCAAAGAGACATCCGCAGTCGCGAGTGATTTACCCCCTAAAGCGTCAAGTCTTGAGCCGCGCGGCGCAGCTTATGGTTAAAACCCTCTTTCAAATGGATATCAAAGACAGCCAAGTGGGCTTAAAATTATTTAAACGCGAAGTGCTTGCCGAAATCTTCCCCAAGGTCCTCGTGAAGCAATATGCTTTTGACATTGAACTGCTCGTCTTGGCTCACCATTATGGTTACAAAATTATGGAAATTCCAGTCAATCTTGAAATGGATTTCAACCACAGCTCTATTTGTCTATCAGCAATCAATAAATCATTTTGGGACACTATGGCTGTTTTCTATCGTTTAAAAATATTGCGGTATTATGATCAACTATCGGAAAAACGGAAAAATATATCAAAAAAATATCAAAAAAATTGA
- a CDS encoding oligosaccharide flippase family protein: MNIFQTINLKLKKNKLIKNSYILFLGSMSASVGNYIFHLVAGRALGPADYGVLASLISVSIILSIPMSTVSMVIVKLASNLKVNKNYGELHFLLRYLVKNLILVGLGVFLALCIMAPWLAHFLQIPSLKLILTLNFILLLAFVVPATRGILQGLQLFKSLAWNLLTEALIKTSLGAALVLTSLKVYGALGAMVVASLIAFIVSFLPLRFIFLYTPRNKIKDYKIISFALPALITLFCLTALYNIDVIMVKHFFSAHEAGLYSALSKLSQIIFFATGAIAAVMFPMVAERHKKGKDHQHLLKQSLKIVGFVSGLGVIAYFLFPQLIIKMLFGSSYLVISPLVGFSAITMFFLSLDNILINYYLSVHKFKFIYILIATSILEILLILMRHGSIRQIVFNLLISLAGLFGGLMIFYFWERRGNLALNKSKNTSNLL, from the coding sequence AGAGCCTTGGGACCGGCGGACTATGGCGTTTTAGCCTCCTTAATCTCCGTGAGTATAATTTTATCCATCCCGATGTCCACCGTTAGTATGGTCATTGTTAAACTCGCGAGCAATCTGAAAGTCAACAAAAACTATGGAGAACTCCATTTTTTACTGCGATATCTTGTAAAAAATTTAATCCTGGTGGGTTTAGGCGTGTTCTTGGCTCTCTGCATTATGGCACCATGGCTTGCTCATTTCTTGCAAATACCTTCTTTAAAATTAATTCTGACTCTGAATTTTATCTTGCTTCTGGCTTTTGTAGTGCCAGCGACTCGCGGCATCCTTCAGGGTTTGCAACTTTTCAAATCCCTCGCCTGGAATTTGTTGACAGAGGCGTTAATTAAAACCTCTCTGGGCGCGGCTTTGGTTCTGACGAGCCTAAAAGTATATGGCGCGCTGGGCGCAATGGTTGTCGCGAGTTTAATTGCTTTTATAGTGAGTTTCCTGCCCCTTAGATTCATTTTTCTTTACACTCCGCGAAATAAAATTAAGGATTATAAAATTATATCCTTTGCCTTACCCGCATTGATTACCCTCTTCTGTCTCACGGCGCTTTACAACATTGACGTTATTATGGTGAAGCACTTCTTTTCCGCTCACGAAGCAGGGCTTTATTCAGCTCTTTCTAAATTAAGCCAAATTATCTTCTTTGCCACGGGCGCCATTGCGGCGGTGATGTTTCCAATGGTGGCGGAAAGGCATAAAAAGGGCAAGGATCACCAACATCTTTTAAAACAGTCCCTGAAAATAGTCGGCTTTGTTTCAGGCTTAGGGGTAATAGCATATTTCCTTTTTCCCCAACTAATTATTAAGATGCTTTTTGGCTCTTCTTACCTTGTTATTTCCCCTTTAGTGGGCTTTAGCGCTATCACTATGTTTTTCCTCTCGCTGGATAATATCTTAATTAATTATTATCTTTCCGTTCACAAATTTAAATTCATTTATATCTTAATCGCAACCAGCATCTTGGAAATCCTGCTTATTTTAATGCGTCACGGCTCAATCAGACAAATTGTTTTTAATCTCCTGATCTCCCTCGCTGGATTATTCGGAGGACTGATGATTTTCTATTTCTGGGAAAGAAGGGGAAATCTTGCCTTAAATAAATCAAAAAATACTTCAAATCTTCTGTAA